CCACCGATCCCCCGACCCCGCCGCCCTCGACCAGCACGGCGAAGGCCAGGTCACCGCGGTAGCCGATGAACCACGCATGGGTCTTCGGCGGGTCGTCGGTGCCGAACTCCGCCGTTCCCGTCTTGCCCGCGGTCCCCGACGGCAGCCCTGCGGACGACGCCGTGCCGGAGGTCACGACGCGCGTCATCAGGTCACGCAGGACCGACACCTTCGCAGCGTCCAGCGGCTTCGCCGGCGACGCGGTCGTCGAGGCCGCCGGCCCGGCAGCCGAACCCGACGCCGACCCGGACGCCGACCCGGACGGCGAACCTCCCGCGGAAGACGACGAGGTCACCAGCTCCGGCGCATGCCAGCTGCCCGACTGGACCGCCGCCGCGACCAGCGCCATGTCCAGCGGGCTGACCAGCACTCGCCCCTGACCGATCGCCTCTGCCGCCTGCTCGACGGCGTCCCCGGGCGTGGGGACAGAGCCGGTGTAGGCCGCAAGCGGCAGCTGCCACGATCCGCCGAGCCCGAAAGCGCCCGCGGCGTCGGGCAGATCGCGCGAGTGCAACCGCTTCGACAGGCCGATGAACGCCGTGTTGCAGGAGATCGCGAAGTCCTGCGCAAACGGAATCGCGCCCGGCGCCTCGCCCTCGAAGTTGGTGAACGCCTTGCCGTCGACCACGACCCGCGGCGGGCACTCCACCGGCGTCTGCGGCGTCACCCCGTCGCCGAGCAGCGCATAGGTCGTCACGACCTTGAACGTCGACCCCGGCGGATAGCGGCCGGTGAAGGCCCGGTTGTCGGCCGAGTCGGCAGGCCGGTTGGCCACCGCCAGGATCGCGCCGTCGGAGGGGCGGATCGCGACCAGAGCGGCCGGCAGCGTGACACTGTCGAGCGCCCGCTCGGCGGCCTGCTGCACCGCCCGATCGAGCGTCGTGGACACGGGCCGGCCCGGCACCGCGGCGAACCGCTTCAACGTCGAGACGGTCGCCCCACTGCGATCGACGATCGTCACCGCGCCGCCGGCTCGCCCGGCGAGCTGCTGCTGGAACGCCTGCTGCAGCCCGCCGATGCCGAGGTCGTCGCCGACGGCGTACGCCGGACCCGCTGCCCTGAGCACGTCGGCGGTGGCCTCACCCACGCGGCCGAGGACGGCACGGGCGAAGCCGGCGGTCGGCGCCAGCTCCGCCGTGCCGGTCTGGAACACCAGCCCAGGCAAGTCGTGGATGGCCGACCGGACCTTGTCGTAGTCGTTGCGCCGCAAGGTGATGACCGGCACGAACGCGTCGGGCTTGGCAGCCGACACCGCCTGGCGGATGCGCGCGGGGTCGACGTGCAGCTGCGCCTGCAGCACGGTGAGGCTGCCCGCGGGATCGGTGAACCCGCGCGGTTCGATGCCGATGTCGACGATCGGCGTGGGCGTGAACAGGGGCTGGCCCGACCCGTCGAGGATCGACGCGCGCGGCGGCAGCGAACGGGTCATCGCCAGCGAACGACCCGCCCCGAGCCCGGGATGGATGTCGGTGTCGTTCCAGTCGACCCGCCATTGCCCGCCGACCTTGCGCAGGAGCAGGCGTCCGCCGTAGGTCCAGTCGCCGAGCCCGCGCAACGTGAGAGTCGCCGAGAACCGGACCGGCACGTCGCCGTCCTTCTGCGCGGAACCGGCGGCACCGACCCGGGTGGACACCCGGCTCACGTGCAACGACTGCGCCACTGACTGCAACGCTTCACGCGCCGCCTGCGGGCGGGTCGTCTGGGCCGAGGCCGCTTGAAGATCTCCCCGAGCCCACGCCGAGAGGTACGCCTTCGCGGTCGGCGTGGGCGAGGACCCGGACGAGCAGCCGACCAGCCCACCGCCGAGCAAGACCGCAGCGAGAGCACCGGCGGCGACCTGCTTGATCGAGTTCCCGCGCTCCGTTGAGCAAACGGCGTGCCGCATGGAAGAAGGGATCTCGATCCTGAAGCGGCGACCGAAACGGCGGACTCCCATCACGCGGTCTGATCCTTCACACGCACGCCCATCACGCGGTCTGACCGTTCGCACCCAGGCCCATCACTCGGTGCGGCCCTTCGCCCGCCGACCCATCGCCCGCGACATCTCGCGCCCTGCCTGCCGCTCGGCCAGCGCCTGCCGCTTGTCGTAGCTCTTGCGGCCGCGGGCCAACGCGATCTCGACCTTGACCTTGCCGTCCTTGAAGTACAGCGCGAGCGGCACGAGCGTGAGGCCGCTCTCCTTCGTCTTGCCGATGAGTCGGGCGATCTCGCTGCGGTGCAGCAAGAGCTTGCGCGGTCGCCGCGGCGCATGGTTGGTCCAGGTGCCCTGGGTGTACTCCGGGATGTGCGCGCCCTCGAGCCACACCTCGCCGTCCTTGATCCGCCCGTATGCGTCGGTCAGGTTCGCCCGCCCCAACCGCAGCGACTTCACCTCGGTGCCGGTCAGCACCACACCCGCTTCGTAGGTGTCCTCGATCGCGTAGTCGTGGCGGGCGCGGCGGTTCTGCGCGACCATCTTCCGGCCGCTCTCCTTCGGCATCGGCTCAGCCTCGCCCCGCACTGCCCGCGTCGGCGAGCATCCCCGAGAGCACCTCGACGGCGCGCTGCTCGGCGACGTCGGATGACGAACCGGGCCGCACCGCCACGTCGGGCTCGACCCCGACGCCGTCGAGCGAACGGCCCGACGGAGTGAGGTAGCTACCGACCGTCAGCTCGAGCGCCGACCCGTCCGACAGCGTCGCGGGCTCCTGCACCGACCCCTTACCGAACGTGCGCGACCCGACGATGACCGCCCGGCCACGGTCCTGCAGGGCCGCGGCGACGACCTCGGCGGCGCTGGCGGTGCCGCCGTCGACGAGTACGACGAGAGGCGTTGACGTGTCACCGTTGGCCAGGGCGTCGAGCGGCTGGGGCTGCTGGTCGCGACGCACGAACGTCACCACCCGCCCGCCGTCGAGGAACGCCGATGCGGTTTCCACGGCCTCGTCGAGCAGGCCACCGGGGTTGCCGCGCAGGTCGAGCACGATGCCGTGCACCTGGCCGTCGGCGGCGCTGACCTGGTCGCGCACCCAGCGTCCGACGCCACGCGTGAACGCGGTGATCCGCAGCCGCAACACCCCGGCAGCAAGCTGGTCGGCGCTCACGTCGTCGGAGGCCAGCGTGGCCCGGCGCAGAGTGCGGCTGACCCGCGTGCCCTCGCGGCGCCAGGTGACGGTGACGTTGGTGCCGGCGTCGCCGCGCAACGCACTGACGACATCGGCGACCGATCGGCCCGACACCGGCTGCCCGGACACCGAGACCAGGTCGTCACCGACCTGCAGGCCGGCTGCAGCCGCCGGAGAACCGGGCTGCACGCTGAAGACGACGAGGCGCCCGGTGGAGTCGCGGCGTACCCACAGGCCCACGCCGGCATAACGGCCGTCGAGCATGTCCTGGAAGCGGTCGAAGTCGGCCGGGGTGTAGTAGGCCGACCAGCGGTCGTCAAGCGCGTGCAGCATTCCCTCGACCGCGGCCCGCTCGAGCTCGGACTTGCTCACGGGGTGCGCGGCGTCCTTCGCGAT
This genomic interval from Mycobacteriales bacterium contains the following:
- the smpB gene encoding SsrA-binding protein SmpB — its product is MPKESGRKMVAQNRRARHDYAIEDTYEAGVVLTGTEVKSLRLGRANLTDAYGRIKDGEVWLEGAHIPEYTQGTWTNHAPRRPRKLLLHRSEIARLIGKTKESGLTLVPLALYFKDGKVKVEIALARGRKSYDKRQALAERQAGREMSRAMGRRAKGRTE
- a CDS encoding penicillin-binding transpeptidase domain-containing protein codes for the protein MGVRRFGRRFRIEIPSSMRHAVCSTERGNSIKQVAAGALAAVLLGGGLVGCSSGSSPTPTAKAYLSAWARGDLQAASAQTTRPQAAREALQSVAQSLHVSRVSTRVGAAGSAQKDGDVPVRFSATLTLRGLGDWTYGGRLLLRKVGGQWRVDWNDTDIHPGLGAGRSLAMTRSLPPRASILDGSGQPLFTPTPIVDIGIEPRGFTDPAGSLTVLQAQLHVDPARIRQAVSAAKPDAFVPVITLRRNDYDKVRSAIHDLPGLVFQTGTAELAPTAGFARAVLGRVGEATADVLRAAGPAYAVGDDLGIGGLQQAFQQQLAGRAGGAVTIVDRSGATVSTLKRFAAVPGRPVSTTLDRAVQQAAERALDSVTLPAALVAIRPSDGAILAVANRPADSADNRAFTGRYPPGSTFKVVTTYALLGDGVTPQTPVECPPRVVVDGKAFTNFEGEAPGAIPFAQDFAISCNTAFIGLSKRLHSRDLPDAAGAFGLGGSWQLPLAAYTGSVPTPGDAVEQAAEAIGQGRVLVSPLDMALVAAAVQSGSWHAPELVTSSSSAGGSPSGSASGSASGSAAGPAASTTASPAKPLDAAKVSVLRDLMTRVVTSGTASSAGLPSGTAGKTGTAEFGTDDPPKTHAWFIGYRGDLAFAVLVEGGGVGGSVAAPIAAKFLAAL
- a CDS encoding S41 family peptidase, with product MLHAWSHRSLRLTTVVVALAAVFGAGYAFGRWQHGPADRPDDVLSEAANTIAKDAAHPVSKSELERAAVEGMLHALDDRWSAYYTPADFDRFQDMLDGRYAGVGLWVRRDSTGRLVVFSVQPGSPAAAAGLQVGDDLVSVSGQPVSGRSVADVVSALRGDAGTNVTVTWRREGTRVSRTLRRATLASDDVSADQLAAGVLRLRITAFTRGVGRWVRDQVSAADGQVHGIVLDLRGNPGGLLDEAVETASAFLDGGRVVTFVRRDQQPQPLDALANGDTSTPLVVLVDGGTASAAEVVAAALQDRGRAVIVGSRTFGKGSVQEPATLSDGSALELTVGSYLTPSGRSLDGVGVEPDVAVRPGSSSDVAEQRAVEVLSGMLADAGSAGRG